In the genome of Bacillus sp. SM2101, the window GCTGCTTTTGCCTCATGTATAGTATATGTTTTTAGCAGCTCTGGAACAGGCTTGACTCCAATGAAATTAACACTTGCAGGTGCTGCAATAGCAGCGTTGTTTTCTTCTCTAACTCAAGGGTTATTAGTGATGGACGAATCTGCCCTTGATCAAGCATTGTTTTGGCTAGCTGGGTCGGTTCAAGGTAGAGAATTGGATATTTTGTTCACAGTATATCCTTACCTCATAGGTGCGACAGTTCTAGCTTTCATTATTTCTCCAAAAATTAATGTCTTAACCATGGGGGAAGATGTAGCAAGGGGGCTCGGACTACGTACAGGAGTAGTTAATTTAACGATGACGTTTTGCTTCGTTTTACTTGCGGGGGGTTCTGTTGCAGTAGCTGGCCCTATCGGATTTATAGGTATTATCATTCCACATATCGTGCGGACATTAGTAGGAAATGATTTCAGATGGATTTTACCCTATTGCGGAGTCTTAGGAGGCATTTTGTTATTGTTAGCGGATATAGGGGCGCGGTACGTCATTATGCCAGAAGAAGTACCGGTTGGTGTGATGACTGCTTTTATCGGAACACCATTTTTTATTTACATTGCTCGAAAAGGAGTACACTCAGCATGAATAAATATTATCCTTTACGGGTTGGAAAGCAGAAAATATCACTGATACTTGATAGACATGCCATTAAGATAACTGCATTATTTCTCATGTTATTATTACTCTTATTCTTAATTAGTAGCGGAATGGGAGAACAGTTTTTACAACCTTTGCGTGTAGTGGCTATCTTATTAGGTCAAGGGGATGCTTATGAACAATTAGTCGTTCAGTCATTTCGTATGCCACGAATTTTGATCGCTATCCTTGTCGGTATGAGCCTTGCTGTAGCTGGGGCTATTTTACAAGCTATTGTCCGAAATCCACTCGCTTCACCAGACATTATTGGTATTTCAGGTGGCGCATCAGTTGCCGTTGTTTTCTTTTTAGTTATATTTAGCGACGCAAATAATGCTTTAACAGTTAGTATCAAGTGGCTTCCGTTAAGTGCATTTGCAGGTGCAACTATTGTGACCTTTTTGTTATACATACTAGCATGGAAAAACGGTCTTTCTACTATACGTCTCGTATTAATCGGTATTAGTTTGTGGGCGTTTACAAAGGCTTTGACAACCTTACTCATGATCATTGGTCCAATTTATCAAGCTAGCCAAGCCAATGTATGGATAACAGGATCTGTATATGGTTCTAATTGGGAAAACGTATGGATACTGACCCCAATTACAACTTCACTGTTGTTCATAGTCATGATTATGATAAGACAGATTAATATTCAAGAACTAGGTGAAGAAATTGCGGTTGGTGTGGGTACTCACATACAAAGGCAACGCATATTATTATTATTATTAAGTGCTGCGTTAATCGGAACTGCAGTGGCATTCGCTGGAGGTATCGGATTTGTAGGGCTAATGGCTCCTCACATCGCAAGAAGACTTGTTGGATCTTCATTTGGTGCATTACTTCCTTTATCAGCATTAATTGGTGCTATTCTTGTCCTATTAGCAGATACAATTGGGCGAACTGTCTTTCTTCCTATTGAAATACCAGCGGGTGTTTTTACAGCAATTATTGGAGCACCATACTTTATTTATCTATTATATAAACAGCGAAACGGTATGTAAAAGGGGTGGGCAAAGTGAAAGCATTAGAAACAAAATCATTGACGGTGTCATATAGTGATTCGATTATTATAGATGAATTAGATGTAACTATCCCAAAAGGAGAAATTACAGTATTTATTGGAAGTAATGGATGCGGGAAATCTACCCTTCTTCGTTCATTAGCTCGGCTTCTGAAGCCCCGAGCGGGAACAATCTTCATTGAACAAGATGCTATTGCTAAATTACCGACTAAAGAAATTGCTAAAAGATTAGCTATTTTACCACAAGGGCCAATAGCTCCTGAAGGACTTACAGTCTTACAACTAGTGAAACAAGGAAGATACCCTTATCAATCTTGGTATCGCCAATGGTCCGAAGAAGATGAAAAACTTGTCTCCCAAGCACTTAAAGCAACAGGTATGGAAGAACTATCTGATCGTTTTGTAGACTCATTGTCGGGCGGACAAAGACAACGGGCTTGGATTGCCATGACGTTAGCTCAAGACACAGATATAATTTTATTAGATGAACCGACGACTTATTTAGACATGACTCATCAAATAGAAATATTAGATCTATTATTTGAACTTAACGATATAGAAGATAGAACGATTATTATGGTTCTCCACGATTTAAATTTAGCTTGCAGGTATGCTCATAACGTGATCGCTATCAAAGATAAAAAAGTGTTTGCTCACGGGAAACCGGAACAAGTAATTAACTCTAAGCTAGTTAAGGAAGTCTTTCAAATGAATTGTGATGTAACAGCTGATCCCCTTTTTGGAACACCAATGTGCATTCCACACGGGAGAGGCAGGCGTATTTTAAATGAGGTGAAAAAGCATCATGAGCTCGTTTACAGCTGAAGAATTAAAGATCTTACAAGAGGAATACCGATTATCAATAACAACTAAACCTTCATTGTTGTCAGTTTACACAGAAGACTTACTTGATGAACAAATGTTACACAATTATTTAGTTTATATTAAAGAGAAAACTAAGTCTGCTAACATTATGGTAACTAGCTCTCTTTTTGTGAAAAGATACAGCTTTGCGGTTTTAATTGCATTATATGCGATGAGTGCACTAAGTAAAAAGGTGGACTTTTCGATTAAAAATGTTGCTATTGAATCGGAGGAAGAACGTGATACACTTTGGCAGCCATTTTTCAAGTTGAATAACGTATCAATAGAAGACGCCTCTGATCGTAATCGGATCAAGTGGAGAAATGATATTTTAACACAAATTTTTGCAAATCACATAGACGTTTTATTTTCATTAATAAATAAAAAATGCAAACTATCAATGGCCATAATGTGGGAAAATCTATATATATACATAAAATGGATGTACGAAAAACTGTTATCTGATAGTCAATATAATCACTTACACGAAACGATAACTGATGATTACATTTATTTGTTGCAAGAAGGGGCAAGCTCTTTGTTTGGTTCACATGATCATAACCCATTTTCGAAATTCGCAAAATCAAAACATAACAATCAATCAACTTATAAGCGGACAAGCTGTTGTTTTTCATACTTAGTTGGGGATCAAAGAAATTTTTGCAAAATATGTCCAATTGTTCATGACAGAAAGAAAGCTTAATAAACCTTTAATTAAAAGAAGTAGGGTTTGTTCCAATACAGACCCCACTCGTTTTAAAGTTCTTTTCGTAATGCTGTCTTCCCACTGAGTATTGCTTTAAGTACTAGAACTAAAATGTCTATACACCAAGTGATCGTGGGTTATTTTCTACTAAGGCTCTTTTCCACATTAATTATAATTAATAGTAAAATAGTACCATGTTACGATAAAAGCCATTTCTTCAGCTCTACATTTCAACACCAAAAAGGTAATCTGCCATTGCTTAAATACCGTGCTATATATTATAAAAATTTATCATCTTAATAGCAGGAAATTTACACGACTAATTATTCAACACACTTTTCCTAGGGTGTCAAATATATCATTTAATCAACTTGATATTTTTCTTTAAACATAGGACTCAGCTCACTCCAAACATCAAACTTATTTCCATTGAGATCATAAAAAACAAAATTGTTACCTGGGTGCCCACGATCTTCTATTTCTCCTACACTGACTCCTTTGGATTTAAGAAGGGTATGAAACTTTGCTAGTTCACTATACCCATTCACCTCAAAAGTCATCGTAAAATGTTCATATCCATTATAATCGAGAAACCCTACCCTCTCTCCTTGCTTTGCTTTCACAAGAAAAAACTTTGATTCGCTAAGTCAAGTATTACCTTATCATGATTCGAAAACGTTTCTTTCGCTCCAAGGTTTTGCTGATACCACTCTGATGCTTTCTGGGGATCTGCTACTGGGACATATGTAGTACCCACTCTTTGTATGAATGTACTCATTGTTTCTCCTCCGTGATTGCTTATAAATTATATATACAACTCCTAAAATGTCACAACACCCAATATATTTCCGTCAAGATCAAACAAATCAAAGAATCTCATTCCATCTCCTCCATGGATTTCACCTACTTTATTCCCTTGATTTGTTAAATAAGTATGGAAACTATCAACATCTTCACAGTAAAAATTAAAGGTTTGATGATGAATTTGTGGCATTGTTTCAACCTTGTATAAGGTTAAGGCAGTTTTCAACTCCCCCTCATCATTAAATCGAAAACCTACATATTGCCCGTCACTGCTTCGGTAAACAACTTTAAAAGGAAAAGTCTCCATATACCACCTTTCTGATCTTTCAATATTTGTTACTGGGACAAAAACACTATCAATTCTTTTAACTGTTTTCATATAAATCGCCTCCTTTATATAAATAACGGCATAAAACATAAAAAAGATACGAAAAAAATTTATATTTTTTCTTTGAAAAAAAAACGATTCCCATCAGGATCATACAACTCAAATGTAAAGAACTGGTCATCTCTATTTACCTTTACGCCTCGAGAAACAAGGATATGATAAGTAGTAACTATACCCTGAAAATCATTTTTCTTTAAGTTGTTTAATAAACGATTGAGGATCGTTGGTATAGGTTCGTTACTCTTTATTTGAACACTTTTCATTTTTGTTAAAGTCGTTCTACCTCGATTTAAAGCAGCTTTAACTGCCCCATCAGTCATTTCTAATAATTCAGCAATATCTTTTGACTTAAATCCGAAGTATTCTGTGAGTAATATAATTGCAGCTTGTTTGAAAGGTAGTAGTGAAATGAGTACTTCTATAGAATCAATTAAACTTATGTCGGTAATTTTTTCAGCCATACTAACTTCTCCATCAACAACCTCCCTCTTTGTTTTTTTGATCGTATCTCGCCATTGATTTGTTGCTGTTTTAAAAAGATACCCTTTTGGATTAGGGTGATCACTGAGCTTAGAGGAGCGTTTAATAATGTTTAACAAGGTATCTTGATATAAATCATCACCATCCCATGGTGTACCTGTTAACATATGACAATACCGCTTCAATTCGGGTAAAAATTCATTAATATAAGGCTGCATTTCCACATCATACACTCCTAAATAACCTATTAACTTCCAATGATATAAACTAATTATTTCAAATTGAGTTAGTTTTAACAATCTTTTTTTAAGCTCTAATCGTATATTATGTGGCGTGGTTCCTATACTAGAGGATAAAAATGTTGTTTTGTGCAACAGTGATCGTTTTATAAAGGCTCTTTTCGTAAACTCTGTTGCTATTGGTACCAAATTAGTAACATAAAAAGCGGTTTTATTTATTAGTCATCTTTGTACTGAAGAAAAGACCTTACGATACTTAATTTTATAGGTGTTCATTTTCATTTTTTAGTACGATAAATAACAACCCATGTGAAAGCAGCCATAAAAAATACTAATCCAGTTATTCAAGACAAAATTACTAAACGCAGATCTAGCCTATTAAGAAAATCTATATATATGACTGTAGGCTGTGTAATTCGTGAGGCAAGAAAGCAAAAGACATCAGATGAGAAATACAAGATTTAACCCCAAATTCTGCATTTGAATAAATAAAAAAGCACTACATATCTCAAATCATAATAAGAGTCATGCTAATGCTGTAGGAGTAGGTGGTCGAGAGGTTTTTGTAATAGTTTTTTTATGAAGTAAAGTTTAATTAGGCATGGACTCTTTCTTGCTATTTGTACGGTTCAGCGTGGTTATCTAAGAGGCAAAAAAGGTGTTGGTAATTCTGTGAATTCAATTTACCAATACCTTTTTTATGATTTCTAGTAATTCACATTACTTGAAACAGATACAATTACTAAGTTTAGATCAGTTTGTTCTATTAATAAAATTAATTCAGAGTGCTTCCACACTCAAAATGGCTTGAGTATGATCACAGAAAGAAGCGTGTAGTGGTGTTCTCCTATAGTTAATTCGCCGTATACATTTTTTCACAATTCAACCAAAGGTGCATTTGAATGTGAATTATTGTTTTATATAAACTTATTGATTGAATCCATATATCTTCGCTCAGTTATTATACAGCTAATTTCATCCTTTGCACCCTCTCTTGTACCACAATTAAGTAACCAGTTACATGAGCCTATAACTAAATATTATTGATCGGTAAGTAATAACTTAGAATGCAAAGGGGGTTTTTGAACCTCTGACGACTGAAGTCGCGAGATTCCTAAGTAAGGAAACCTAACGGTTTCTAATTGATTAGACTATCCCCGTAGTTCCTACGGTTAAGGGACGAATCTCTTTGTTTCTAAGGTTTAGTCCTGCGTTAATACCCCTGTCGTGATGAGTACCACAAGAAGGGCAATCCCATTCGCGAAGGTTAAGATTTTTAACGTCTTTATTTTGAAATCCACAGTTCGAACAGAGTTGACTTGAAGCGAAAGTTTTTGGAAACAGCAATAACTTTTTTTCCGCACCATTTTGCTTTGTATTCAAGCATAGAACGGAATTTCGCCCAAGATATTTCACTTATGGATTTTGAAAGTTTTCCGTTTTTAAGCATGTTACTCACCTACAAACCTTCAATCCCAATGATGTCGTAATTTTTGACAATTTGGGCTGATACTTTTTGCAAATAGTCATTTCTTGCATTTGATATTTTTTCTTGAATACGTGCTACTTTCACGCATTGTTTATGCCAATTGGATCCACCTTTCGTACGCCTTGAAAGAATACGTTGTGCATCAACTAGTTTCTTTTCTAGCGTACTAGAGAATTTAGGGTTACTGTTTTCCGTACCATTAGACAAAATGGCATAGTGTTTTAATCCCATATCAATTCCAAAGAATGATTTCGTTTTTTTAAAGGTTGCACATCTACTTCAGCTAAAAGGGAAACAAAGTATTTTCCACTAGGGTTTCGTCTAATCCTAGCGTTAAGGACACGCCCTTCTACTTCTCTACTTTTCGCAAACTTAACAAGCCCAAGTTTAGGTAACTTAAGTTTGTTCTCAATAATGGTTATATATACGATTGAATATTTAGTGGTGAAGGATTGGACTTTATTTTTCTTCGACTTAAATCGAGGTACATCATTTTATTTTTTGAAAAATCGAGTGTAAGCGTGAGAATGGTTTCGAAGTGAAGATTGTAGGGATATACTGTCAACTTCTTTTAACCAAACCAACTAATCAAAGTAATTTATAAATCCCTATACAACAATGTTTATTTAAGGATTCAGCTTCTAAAACGGTTAATCTTTTTTATAAACGGTGCGACTTTTTTATAATTCAATTTTGTTTTAAACGTAAACGTCAAATAGCCCAGAAAACAAGACTGAATTTGTTTCTAGGTTATTTAACGTTTACGTAAATAGCCAAAAATAGTAATTTATACCTAGTAAATTTATACAAATATACCCGTAACTTGTAAACTATATTTTAGTATAATAATGAAGTATTACATAAGAGAGAGGTAGAGAATATGATCAAAAGAAAATTTTTAACAATGCTTTCAATTGGAGTGTTATTTTTAGCAGCTTGTGGAGATGATGAAAAAGCATCATCAGAGGAAAAAGAAGAAAAGCCAAAAATGGAGGAAACAAGTACTGAAGAAAAAGCACCAGAAGAAGAAGAAAAAGTAGAAGAAAATACACAGACCACTGGTGAGTTAAATCCAATTATTGCTGAAGAAACAGAAGGTAATGTTGAAGTAATTTACACTAACAAAGAGCCTAATTATACTCATGATTTAGATGGTTTTAAAGTGAGTGTTGATGAATATCAGATCGTAAAAGTTACTGATATGAATACAGATTATAATATTGCTTTCGATGATCAAACAGAGGGATATGTTATTACAACAAAGGTAACGGTTAATAATACTACCGATAAACCATTGTATTATACAAATTTTCATAAAATACAATTAAGCAGTAACTTAGACTATATTCAAAATAACGGCAGAAAACTCGTGCCCGAAGATCAACAAATAGCTAAAATTAAACAGAACAAAGATCAAATTAGCTTATTTGAAGCTGGTGAAACTGTTACCGGATTAATGACATTTATCTTAACTAATGAAGAATTAGAAAAGTTAAAAACGGTTTCTACTAAATATATCATTGAAGGTGGAGTTGCTGACAATGATATGTTTAAAAATAGTAACCAGCAGCATTCAGATGCTTTTATTTTCGCTTTTGAAGGCAATGAAACAGGGAATCAAACAACATCAAACTTTTTACAAGATCGCTTAACAACAGATAATATGGCTGATAAGGAAATGATTTTTGAAGAGACAGGAATCAATGAAACAAAAAATATTGATAAGGTAAATATTCAAGTAGATACTGTGCAATACACTGTAATTGAGCCTACAGAAGCAAGTAAACCACGCTTTGAAAATTTTGGTGATAATGGAATTGTAGCCTTAACTGTTAAATTAAATATCGACAATCAATCCACTGAACCTTTAAGAATTAGTGGTCTTGGCACTAAACTTAATATTGATGATAATAGAGCAACAATATTTAGTGAAGGAATGGTGGAACCACGTGAACTAGAAGCAATTTCTCCTGGTGAAAAAGGTGAAAAACTTCATGTATT includes:
- a CDS encoding iron ABC transporter permease, whose protein sequence is MNKYYPLRVGKQKISLILDRHAIKITALFLMLLLLLFLISSGMGEQFLQPLRVVAILLGQGDAYEQLVVQSFRMPRILIAILVGMSLAVAGAILQAIVRNPLASPDIIGISGGASVAVVFFLVIFSDANNALTVSIKWLPLSAFAGATIVTFLLYILAWKNGLSTIRLVLIGISLWAFTKALTTLLMIIGPIYQASQANVWITGSVYGSNWENVWILTPITTSLLFIVMIMIRQINIQELGEEIAVGVGTHIQRQRILLLLLSAALIGTAVAFAGGIGFVGLMAPHIARRLVGSSFGALLPLSALIGAILVLLADTIGRTVFLPIEIPAGVFTAIIGAPYFIYLLYKQRNGM
- a CDS encoding IucA/IucC family C-terminal-domain containing protein; its protein translation is MSSFTAEELKILQEEYRLSITTKPSLLSVYTEDLLDEQMLHNYLVYIKEKTKSANIMVTSSLFVKRYSFAVLIALYAMSALSKKVDFSIKNVAIESEEERDTLWQPFFKLNNVSIEDASDRNRIKWRNDILTQIFANHIDVLFSLINKKCKLSMAIMWENLYIYIKWMYEKLLSDSQYNHLHETITDDYIYLLQEGASSLFGSHDHNPFSKFAKSKHNNQSTYKRTSCCFSYLVGDQRNFCKICPIVHDRKKA
- a CDS encoding iron ABC transporter permease, with translation MLLTNNRGKLFGLITSLCILLLCIGLSIILGYTDTGVQTAIEAFQQFDGSNEHIIIQQVRLPRALIAAVIGSSLAIAGALMQALMKNPLASPDIIGINAGASFFIVVALMVFSVNSLQTYTWIAFAGAAFASCIVYVFSSSGTGLTPMKLTLAGAAIAALFSSLTQGLLVMDESALDQALFWLAGSVQGRELDILFTVYPYLIGATVLAFIISPKINVLTMGEDVARGLGLRTGVVNLTMTFCFVLLAGGSVAVAGPIGFIGIIIPHIVRTLVGNDFRWILPYCGVLGGILLLLADIGARYVIMPEEVPVGVMTAFIGTPFFIYIARKGVHSA
- a CDS encoding DUF5068 domain-containing protein, whose product is MIKRKFLTMLSIGVLFLAACGDDEKASSEEKEEKPKMEETSTEEKAPEEEEKVEENTQTTGELNPIIAEETEGNVEVIYTNKEPNYTHDLDGFKVSVDEYQIVKVTDMNTDYNIAFDDQTEGYVITTKVTVNNTTDKPLYYTNFHKIQLSSNLDYIQNNGRKLVPEDQQIAKIKQNKDQISLFEAGETVTGLMTFILTNEELEKLKTVSTKYIIEGGVADNDMFKNSNQQHSDAFIFAFEGNETGNQTTSNFLQDRLTTDNMADKEMIFEETGINETKNIDKVNIQVDTVQYTVIEPTEASKPRFENFGDNGIVALTVKLNIDNQSTEPLRISGLGTKLNIDDNRATIFSEGMVEPRELEAISPGEKGEKLHVFLFRKDEFELYKKFDMEVGPFKGEDGKDLFKGKSATFSLPR
- a CDS encoding ABC transporter ATP-binding protein produces the protein MGKVKALETKSLTVSYSDSIIIDELDVTIPKGEITVFIGSNGCGKSTLLRSLARLLKPRAGTIFIEQDAIAKLPTKEIAKRLAILPQGPIAPEGLTVLQLVKQGRYPYQSWYRQWSEEDEKLVSQALKATGMEELSDRFVDSLSGGQRQRAWIAMTLAQDTDIILLDEPTTYLDMTHQIEILDLLFELNDIEDRTIIMVLHDLNLACRYAHNVIAIKDKKVFAHGKPEQVINSKLVKEVFQMNCDVTADPLFGTPMCIPHGRGRRILNEVKKHHELVYS
- a CDS encoding RNA polymerase sigma factor, translating into MQPYINEFLPELKRYCHMLTGTPWDGDDLYQDTLLNIIKRSSKLSDHPNPKGYLFKTATNQWRDTIKKTKREVVDGEVSMAEKITDISLIDSIEVLISLLPFKQAAIILLTEYFGFKSKDIAELLEMTDGAVKAALNRGRTTLTKMKSVQIKSNEPIPTILNRLLNNLKKNDFQGIVTTYHILVSRGVKVNRDDQFFTFELYDPDGNRFFFKEKI
- a CDS encoding VOC family protein, encoding MKTVKRIDSVFVPVTNIERSERWYMETFPFKVVYRSSDGQYVGFRFNDEGELKTALTLYKVETMPQIHHQTFNFYCEDVDSFHTYLTNQGNKVGEIHGGDGMRFFDLFDLDGNILGVVTF